TGTGTTGATCAATATATCGGTAAAGACAGGGTATCCGCTATTACGTTCCGATACTAACTACTATTTCAGGAACTATACGGAGGCAATTGGGAATTGGACGAGCTAACCCATTAGCAGAAGGAATAGAAGACAAACAGGTTATCTTTGCCTACTAAAACGATAAACAGGTCAACTTTACATCGAAAAAGCACGACACAAAGATGACCTGTCTAAACTCAAGAACTTAATAACGGTAGCCCTCTCGAACCCGTCAACTTTGTGTCAATGGACAAATAGCTAAAAAAGGGAAATTAATCGTGTTTTTCTATGGTTGGGCCTGAGTCATTTGTGGTTAAAGACGTTATCGAACAGATGGCTTACGAACTCAACCACTCTTATTTCCTCAAAATGTAATGGTTTTATTTTGTAACGAACTTCAGACACGGTATATCCAGAAAAGTAGCTCCATTCCCCCCTTAGTTGACTCAATAAAGCCAATGGAGTTCGCTAGAGAAGATAAGAGGTCATTTTATCGGTATTAAGCAAGATATGGTTCGTTAGCTAAATTCACATTGAGTCTTCTATGAGGGATACTATAATGTAGGCGGTAGTCAACACAAAACCACCCTCAATCAACTAAATGCTAGAGGGTGGCTTTGTTTATATGTTATTGAACTCTCTACAATATCGGCGAGAGCAATCTTGAGATAGATTCCTTAATTCGAATCCAATTGGATCTCAGTATGTACTGCTCAAGAGTTAGTAACTCGCAATCTTCAATGTCCTTCCTGAAGATTTGAGCCAGCCTACTTGAAAACTCCTCATCGTACAAGAATGCATTTACCTCAAAGTTCAGTTTAAAGCTTCTGACATCGATGTTTGCTGTACCAACAGATGAAATCTTGTCATCCACGACAATCGTCTTAGCATGGATAAATCCTTTGTTATAAATATACACATTGGCTCCTGTCTTCAGCATTTCTCCAATGTGAGATAACGTTGCCCAATAAACAAAAGGATGGTCCGGCTTGTTAGGTACCATGATGTTCACTTCTATTCCTGACAAGCATGCTATTCGCAGAGCATCCAACAAGCTTGCATCTGGAATAAAATAAGGAGTTTGAATGGAGATAGATTTTTTAGCTGACAGTATCATTTTGATATAACCGATCTTGATGTTCTCCGTCTCCGTATCGGGACCGCTGGTTACAATTTGCATCCCGATGCTTCCATTAGAAGTCGTATCTGGATAGAAAGCGTGGTCGTAACGAATATCCTTGTGAGAGGCCTGGTTCCAATCGAGGATGAACCGAGTTTGTAACGCAAATACCGCTGTACCCTCAATCCTCAGATGCGTATCACGCCAATAGCCGAATCTCTTATTTAATCCCAAATATTCATCACCGACATTGAACCCGCCCGTGTATCCTATCTTTCCGTCAAGGATGACCATCTTCCGATGATTCCTATAGTTCAACCTTAGATTAATGAGGCGGAAACGGGAAGGAAAGAAAGCTTCGACCTCCCCTCCAGCCTCACGAAATGCTTGGAAGAAGCTACTCGTCAATGATCTAGAGCCCATCTCGTCATACAAAACCTTAACACTAACTCCGCTCCTTGCCCTTTCCGTTAAAGCCTCAATTAATTTCTTTCCGATTGCATCCTTCTTAATGATGTAGTACTGGACATGAATATGTACCTTCGCTTCTCGGATATCTTGTAATAACCGGGCAAACTTCTCTTCACCCTCCACAATCAGTTCAACCTGATTGTCCTCTGTATAAATCGCGTGATTGTTAAAGGCATGCAGATGAATGAGCTCCATGTTCTTGGCAGCAGTAGCATTAGTCACATGGAACTGTCCGGTGTTTAGCAGGTTATTCTGAGTTTCCGATAACCTGCTACTTTCGCTTTTGCCGAAATCTTTCCACTTAAAGAGCTTAGAGCGAGTTAAATTTTGCGCGAACAGAAGATATACGACAAATCCCACAATAGGAATAAAGACTAGAACAAGCAGCCACGCCCATGTCGTTCCAATATCTCTTCTTTCCCGAAAGACAACGACTAATGCTAACAAAATGTTCAAAATTAAAATAAAGCCTACGAGTCCATTGTATAAAGCCATAGATGTAATCCTCCCAAAGCAACTAAAAAATCAGATTTCCAACCCCTTCCTCTATTATAGCGTAAATAAGCCTTATTTTTTCAAATGATACGGTACGGTGGTGATAATAACATTTTTCCGATAGAGCAGATGTGTAAGAATTAATAAGCTGGATTGGTTGTGTAACATGTTATGCCAGCCTTTCTTAGGAATGAACTGTGGAATAATGACCGTCACCTGATAGTTCGATGCACCGGCCTTACGCTGAACGGTATCAATAAATTTAGTCAGTGGTTGAATAATGCTTCGGTAGGGCGAATGGAGTGTAACCAGTCTTATGTCCGGCTGAAACTTTCTCCATTTTTCTTCAAATGCCAGCTCATCCTCTCGCTCAAAGGGAACATACACAGCAATAATCTGATGAGGAGAAAGAGACTTCGCATAATTCAATGAATTCTCTACCACATGAGTAATACCAGCCACGGGAAGTATGATGACATTACCCTCAATAGGTATCGCTGGCTCACAGGTTGAAAGTCTTAATTGGTCGCCAACATCCTCATAGTGCTTTCTAATTCTGTGGAAAAGATAAATGATAGCCGGTATGAATACTAACACGGACCAGACCTGCTGAAATTTGGTGAGAAAGAACATCAAGGAAACGATAAAGCTAATGACTGCGCCAATTGAGTTAATGACAAGCTTCGGTACCCACCCTTTGGGCTTTTCACGAATCCATTTCACTACCATGCCTGTCTGGGAAAGAGTAAACGGGATAAATACACCAACCGCATACAGTGGAATAAGATGCTCTGTTTGCCCTTCAAAAGCGACAATTAAAATAATAGATAAGAGACCTAGAATAATAATGCCATTTGAATAACCGAGCCGATCTCCTCTAGCTGTAAACATTCTAGGAATGAATTTGTCCTTAGCAAGATTGACAGCAAGTAAAGGGAAAGCGGAGTATCCTGTATTAGCAGCTAGAATTAATATTAATGCGGTTGTCCCTTGAATGAAAAAATACATAAAGCCACGCCCGAAGGTATGCTCGGCGATTTGGGAAACTACAGTAACGTCTGCTTTAGGAGTAATTCCATAATAATAAGCTAGATATACGATTCCAGAAAACAACACTGCCAGTAAAGAGCCCATCGCTATTAGTGTTCTTGAGGCATTCCTAGGAGCAGGATCCTTAAAGTTCGGAATGGCATTCGATATGGCTTCAACACCAGTTAAAGCAGAGCTACCCGAGGCAAAGGCTTTAAGCAGCAAAAACAAACTAATTCCTGCAACTGAAGTACCAATGGGAGTATGTAGCTCAGGTAACACCGCTCCCGTTGCTATCTTGTATAAGCCTACACCCATTAATATGAACAAAGCTAACACGAACAAGTAAACGGGATACGCTAGAATAGAAGCTGACTCCGTTACGCCCCTTAAATTTAATATTGTGATGCATAGTACAAATACTATGGCAATGACCACATTATAAGGATGCAAGCTAGGGAAAGCAGAAGTAATCGCATCCGTTCCAGCTGACACACTTACGGCTACAGTTAAAATGTAGTCTACTAATAAAGAGCCACCAGCGATGAGACCAGGGTATATCCCCAAATTTTCTTTGGACACGACGTAAGCTCCACCGCCGTGAGGATAGGCATATATTATTTGCCTATATGACGAAATAAGGGCAAACAATAATACCAGTACGCCAATCGCAATGGGAATGGAATACCAGAATGCTGCGGCACTGACAGTAATTAAGACTAACAATATTTGCTCTGGACCATAAGCTACTGAAGATAAAGCATCTGAAGAGAGAATGGCTAGAGCCTTCGTCTTAATAAGCTTTTGCTCACCTAGCTCCGTGGATTTTAAAGGTCTTCCGATTAGAAATCTTTTGAGTGAGGAAAGCATCTGTCCGTGTCACCGCCGTTTATTTTTTTGTATTTTTCCCAATAAATCAAATCATTATCTTGATGCTAACCCCACCTTACCGTCATTTTTGGAAAACAAAAAACACAGCGTTATAACTGTGTTCGATTGCAAGCACACAACCCTCTCTCCATTAAAAAGCTTCTGAGGTTAGCTGTCGGATTCGGACTGAAACGATATTCTATTGGAGTGCTGAATAGTATATTACGCCTGCTCATTCGCTTTGTAAAACGTGCATTCAAACGGGTTTTCGTTAAATGATTTGAAAATGATACCTATAAAACGCTTACATACGTAGCATCCTGTGTGCAGCTCACTTTTTTGTCATTTTGCATTCAAATTCGTTTATCGCTCAGCTTGCGGCTCTGATCCATTGGATTAAATAGAACTCTAATCGTCGTACCCTTGTTCTCTTCACTGGCAACCTCAATGACGGCATGGTGAAGACTTGCCACACTTTGGCATATCGAGAGGCCTAAGCCTGCTCCATTATTGACCTTTGTTCTAGCTTTATCTGCCATGTAAAAGGGTTCAAAAATTTTGTCCTGATGCTCCTTAGCAATACCAATGCCTTCGTCAATCACTTCCAGCAAGTAATGATTATCGTGCCAAGACGTACGAATCGTAATACTCTGTTGCTCGCTAGAGGCTTTCAGCGCATTATCTACGAGATTGAAGATCATTGTTTTGATTAAATCCTTTTCCAGCAGCAGCTTGCCTTCTACACAATCCGTAACAATTGCAACCTGCTTCTCCTTCGCTTTCATCTCCAAGGTAGGCTTAATTTCAGCAATAATGGCTTCCAGATCATGCTCCCTCATCTGAAAATGCTGCCCCTGAAGCAAAATCAAGTCCATTAGCTTGTGAGAAAGCGATTCTAATCTTTTACTTTCCGAATAAATGACATCCAAGCCATCGAGGTAAAGCTCTTCGTTATATTTGGTCGTTCTTAGAAAGTTGGCATATCCAATAATCGACGTTAATGGCGTCTTCAATTCATGGGTGAAGTTATCGATGAACCTTTGCTTTTCTTGATTGTTCCGCTCAAGATCATTGATTTTGTCCTCAACAACAGAAGCCATATCATTGAAATTACGGGCTAACACACCGATTTCATCCTTGGACTGCAGCTGAACACGTTCGGAGAAGCCTCCTTGAGCAATGACTTGAGCAGTCTTATTCAACTGATCGATAGGCTTCGTCAGTCCCCTACTAATGAAAAACATAATAACCATATAGAGAAGTGCTGCCGCCAAATCCACCTGAACAAAAAAACGATACTGATCCACGCGGCCCTCATACAAGGAGGTAACGTCCTTCATGTACGTAAACACATAATTTTTATGATTAATGACCGTAATATTCGAGGTAAATAGGATCGTGCGCTTGTCGATGTCTCGCAACACATACTTAATTTCGTCCACGTCAAGCTTGTCTAGCTCTTCACGATTCTCAGGCATTTGGAACGTAGTATTGCTGAAAATAGATTGGTTCTCATCATTCACTATGGTCAGAAAAGTGTGTTGATCGTTATTCTTAGCGACAAATTCATTTGCAATGTTCGTTAATACTGTTTTCTCATAATCAAGGGAGTCGAAAATCCGGAGGATCGGAACGATGGCATCGACGCTGGAATGGATACTCATGTTTTGGCTTAACGCGCTATTAATTTCTTGCTCCAGCATTTTGTTATGGCTTCGCTCAATGACTAGGATGGATGCCGCATTAAAAATAAGGGCAAAAACAATGAACGAAAACAAATAGATCTTCTGCCAAAATTTCATCGATCAATCCTCCAAACGATAACCGATTTTATAAATGGTCTTTATGTGCTCCTGGAGCTGCAGCTTCTTACGCAACGTTTTAATATGCATATCGACGGTTCTCGTCTCACCGTAGTAGTCTCCGCCCCACACTTTATCAATAAACTGCTCTCTTGAAAGGGCTATGTTCTTGTTTTTGAGCAGCACAACAAGTAGATCGTATTCCTTGGGCGTCATTTCGATTGGCTTTCCCTGCATGATCACTTCTCGCTTGTCTAGATCAACCTGAAGATTGTGAAACTTGATCACGCGTTCGTCCTTGCCGTATCTGCGCAATACAGTTTCGATGCGAGCCAATAGCTCAATCGCTTCAAAGGGCTTAACCATATAGTCATCTGCCCCCAGCTTTAGTCCGTTGACCTTGTCATATACCGAGTTTTTGGCTGTTAAGAAAATGACTGGAATGCTGTAGGCTTGAATCTTTTCCATTAAAGCAAATCCATCCAGCTTTGGAATCATGACATCCAGCAAAATAAGATCAAACTTTTCCTGCTTCACGATTTCAAGCGCCGCCAAACCATCGTAAACCTCCGTTGTTGCGTAGTTCACTAGGTTGAGATTCATTTTGATGATTTTCGATATGTGAATGTCGTCCTCTACGATTAGAATTTTCTTTTGCATGCCTTTAATTCTCCTGACGGGTTAGATTATTGAATCTCAACAGAATGCTAGTCCCTTCACCGAGCTTGGTTTCGACATCAATCCGCCCACCCATTGCTTCAATCAGTCCCTTGGATATTGCCATACCAAGACCAGATCCGTTCGTCGTAGACGCTGTATCCGTCCCGCGGTAATAACGCTCGAACAGTCGATTTAATGTAACCTCGTCCATCCCATCACCATTGTCTGCGAATTTAACCGTAATATCTTCGCCCTCCTCATCCGCTATGAGGGATACGGTCAAAATGGTATGAGACGGGTTATGAAGTAATGCATTTGCTGTTAGATTGTTTACTACCCTCTCAAGCCAAGGGGTGTACATCTGTGCCCAGACATTGGTTGGTGCCGCGTTAAATACAATTCGCTGCTTCCCGTAAGCAGGATCAGCAGCAGCTTGTTTGAGTGCTTGATCAAGCCAGCTATTCAGCTCAACCTCCATCGTCTCTGGTGGAAGAATACCCGTCTTTAGCCGATACGTCATCGCAAGATCGCTAATCAGCATGTCCATATGGGCTGATTTGTCGAGCATACTCGTTGAAAACTTGCGTACCTCTTCCTTCGACCATTCATATTTTGGCTCCGCCAGTAAGTGGGCATAGCCTGTAATAGAAGAGAGCGGTGTATTCAAATCGTGAGTAATGCCTGCAATCCATTCCTCTCGCAGGCTCTCTGTCTGCTCTCGGGTCTGCTGTTCTCTCTTCAGTGCCGCTGAGAGCTTCTCAATAGAAACCATGACATCGGCAAAAACACGATACCTTCTTCGCCACTTGCCCGTTGATGTCCGACTCCGAAGAATGCCCTTTCGGTCAACAGGTTCTTGGTACACAGCATGGCCTATAGAATCAAGCCATACGAGCATGTGCAGCATGGGTGCCCCGAAGCGATGAGCTTGCCACAAGGAGAGCAGCAGAAATAATACCAGCAAGGCTGCCAGCATCGCAACCGAGCCCATGATAACTACCTTCATTTCTTCTGGAATGATGCTTTTCTTTCCCGATTCTCCTCCACTAGCATTTGGCTTTCCAACAAACCAGGTGCCACCCGTTTGATCGTCAGGCGATGAAATCATACTGAAGCCATATCGTTCGCTATACATCGTTCTGAGCGCGAGCTCTGGAACTGTATATTCAGAGGGCACAGATGTCGGTTTATTATAAGAGGCTAGCTCCACACCAGTCGAATCAATGAGTTGAACAAAAGCATGAGTCGCTTTAATATTTCCTACCATGCTGTCGGGAAGCACGAGCTGCCCTTTCACAATAGGGAATGTCCCTTCACTCAGCTGCTTTAAAAGATGATTTAAATTAGGTACGCCGTACACAAGTGTGATTAGCTTATCATTCTTTCGCTGAATCCACAGAGCTAAGTCGTAAGGGAACGGCTTTTCCCCTACCCAGTAGGAAATCAGTTCACTCGGTCCATAATGCTCGGGTACATCTTTAGGCGTATTATAGGCGGTTTCTACCCGCCCATTCTCATCCAAGCTTTGCAGCCAGCCATTATTTCTCTTCACTTGCTCAAGCAGGCTAGGTGCAAAATGAATGCCGTCCTTGTCAACCTTAGAGGATTCTAAAACCTTCTCTAGTCCAGCCTTGGCAAAATCGCGAGTAATGTTTATCTCGGTAAATCGTATCTGTATCCAAGTAAATATTAGAGCAGCAATGAGCAGAACGACAACACTAATTATCGCCAGCTGGGAAACGAATTTGATCGTTAAGCGACGCTTAATATTCATGGCGTAGAGATCACAATCGGATCTGCCTTAATAAGCTTGTACCCAAGTCCTCTAACGTTAACGAGGAACCTTGGATTGGAAGGATCATCTTCGATGCGTTCTCTTATCCGATGAATGTGCACCATAATCGTGTTATCATCGTTGAAAGCTTCCTCGCCCCAAACCTTCCCGTATAGCTCACTTTTGCTAAATAAGCGATTAGGATTTTTACACAAAAAGAGCAATATCTGGAACACGAGCGCTGGGCAAGAAACAGCCTGTCCCTCCACTATTAGCTCCCCGGCTGTCTCATCTACCTTAAACCGGCCATAATCGTAAACGATCGCAGGCTTATCGAGGCTTGCTTCGGATATGCTGCCCGCGGCACCTTTTGCTGCTGTAGCCAAATATCGACGCAGCTGAGCTTGTATGCGAGCAACTACCTCCAGAGGACTAAAAGGTTTGGTTATATAATCGTCACCGCCAACAGCAAACCCTGTCAGCTTGTCAAAATCTGATGTTCGCGCAGTAAGAAACAGTATAGGTGCATCGGTCGTTTGACGAATATACGGACATACTTCAATCCCACTCCGTCCTGGCAGCATTACATCTAATACAATTAGGTCATATTTTTTAGCTTTGCAGGCTTCAATTGCCTCTTCACCTGTTGTCGCTGTATCTACATTTAAGAAGCCTTCCTTGTGCAACACCGTCTGTAAAATCTCCAAAATCGATTGCTCATCATCAACAAGTAAAATCGATGCATCATTCATATATGTAAGCTCCTTATACTAAGCGATGGTTATTATCATAGCATGTTTTTTTGTACTATGAATTAAACTTACCTTAATGGAAGCTAAATTCGATTTTCTGCTTACAAGTAAAGGCTGCCCTTTCAGATCGATGACCTGAAGGGGCAGCCTTATCTATTTCATATACCTAAACCCATATTATAAGCTGAACCAGGATTTCGCCTCTGGACTTCTCAGTCTCCATATAACGATGACTGGTAAAATAACGCCCAGCAAAAATCCTACGCTATGCCATACGCTGAATTCAACTATTCTTAGTACGATTAGAATGACAGAAAGCGTAACGGCTGTGTTCAATCGTGAAGCCTCAGGAACGCCTAATCTAGCTGCTACCCAAGCTGCTGCTAACCCAAATGCAATCATGACAACAGACAGGATAATCTTAATTGTTTCATCGCTGCTTAGAGATATTATGCCGTTACCTACATTCACAATTGCAGCAAGATACAACAAGATTTGGGTAGTAACAACCACCATCGGTTTTTCAGTGTTAGCACGCCGCTCACTTGTCATCCAGAAGACTCCCTTGTACATAAAGAATGTAGTCATAACCCTGTATAGTATCCCACATTTCTCCTGAAATAACTATTACAATGGCTCGTTAATTCAGCGTCGCTTTTTTGTTTCCGATGACCACTTGAACGATTATCTGTAGCACTATCATTACAGCAAGAACGTAAAAGGCTTGAATAAAGCTATCAGAGACATCATGAATACGTCCAACGACGAACGGTCCTGCAGCTCCCATAATATAGCCCCCAGATTGTACCATAGAGGACCACGCGTTCGCCTCCCCTGCATTACGCGTTTCCTCAATAGGCAGCATCAACGCAAGAGGGAACAGACCGCCAGTTCCGATGCCTAGCGGTATCGCAGCAAGCCATGGACTTACGGACAAATTAAGCATAAGTACACCAATAAGCTCTAATACAGAACATACAATTAGCCACAAAAGCCTTCTCTGAAACCGTTGTACCAGCATGGGAATGAATAAGGTTGCTGGCAAGGAGATAAGAGTTAGCATGCTTTGCATGTTTCCTGCTGTCTCCTTCGTATATCCCATGCTCTGCACAGCTGGAGCAAACCAGGTCGTTACGGAATAGAAGATAGCGGCCATTAGTCCGAAAAATAACGTCAGCACCCATGCCCTGTATTTCTTAAGAGGAATAGTGTCGATAGTCACCGCTCGTGTCTGCTCTGTCTGTTTAGCCTTTTCCTTCTTCATCCTCAAAGCTAATCTCCACCAGATAGGCAAGGCTATGATCGCAAGCACAGCCCATATCGCCAGTGAATCATTCCATGAGCCATTCATTAGCTTCTGTAAAGGTACTGACAACCACACACTTAGTACTGCGCCAAGAACCATAGCGGTGGAATATACGCCGACCATAGCAGATGCTCGATTGGAGAAATGACGCTTAATATAGCCTGATAATAGCGGACCGGCAATGGCAATCCCTAATCCAGCAAGGAATGAGGTCATAAGGAGTGCGAGGATAGATCCCGCAAATAAACGAAACGCCGTCCCTACTCCTATGAGTAATAAAGCAACTGCGATCGCCCCCTCCGTCCCCCATTTCCTGTTCAATTTAACTGCAAGCGGGGCGAATAGTCCCATACATAATACCGGAAGGGATGTTAATAAGCTGGCAATCGAACCGCTGATGCCTAATTGTTCTTGTAGCGTTCCTAACATCGGAGGAATCGAAGTTATGGAAGGTCTTAAATTCAAAGCGGCAAGGATAAGTGCAAATACTAAATAATTTCTTCTCACGAATGTTCACCTCTTAAGTTGCTTACCTGTTAGTCGTACTTAGCTATTATAGTAAGGAAAGATCAATTGAACAATACAATGATTTCTATTATAATGATTGAAAATTACAATGATTATAAGGGTGGAAAAAATGGAAATTAGACAGCTGGAGAGCTTTATTGTCGTTTGCAAAGAGCTGCATTTTACTAGAGCGGCTGAAAAAATTGGAATTGCACAGCCGACATTAAGTCAACAAATACGTGCACTAGAGGATGAATTAGACGTTCCACTTTTCGACAGAGTCGGCAAGAAAATAATACTTACACAAGCCGGGGCCCTCCTTCTAGAGTACAGCACCCAGATGATACACCTTCTAGAGAATACCCATAATGCGATTGGGGAATTCCGAAGTGGGCAACGTGGAACGTTAGCTGTTGGAGTCTTACCCTCTGATTTGGATTATCGATTGCCAAATTTGTTAATCAAATTTCACGCCGAATATCCAAACATTAAATTAAAGGTCGTTTCCTCCATAGATGTATTAAACCAAGTGCTGGAAAATGAGGTTGACTTCGGAATAGATCTGTCATCTGTCCCTGATGAGCGACTCGTCCGTATTCCTCTAGCCAAGGAAGAGTATGTACTTGTCGTCTCTAAAGAGCATGCTTGGGCCGATCGGGAATCCATCTTAATGGAGGAATTACGCCATATTCAAATGGTTGCGTTTCCTGTGGGCTTCACCGGAAGGGATCTTATTGATAACTGGTGCCGGCCATATGGTTTTACAATACAAGCTATAATGGAGACCGCCTCGGTCACTTCTATAGTCAGCTTGGTTAAAGCGAATATCGGAGGAACCGTTATCCCTTATCCACTTATCCAGATTATGGACGAGCCTAACATCCATTGCATTCGGATATCGGATAATGCTCCCGTCCGACACATGGATATTGTGTATCGAGCTGATCGATATCTCGGTCGTACGGCACAAGAATTCATACGCCAAACTATTGAATATTTTAAATGAACCCCTGTGGCCTATTCGAATGATAGGCCTCTGTCCTCAACCGACAACTATCAATGAAAGATAAATACAGTCAAGTGAAAATCGTTGGATTTGCAAATATGAGGGGAAACGGCTAGTCCTCCCTAACTTGACTCTACATATATTGTAAATGAATCTAGGGGGCAACTAGATAGGGGGGAGGAATCATTAGGGAGGATATTCGTCGCATGAGGTGGTGAAATACAAGACTAGAACATTAGAGAGAACGAGTTACATTGGGCGAAGCTGAATGCACGCTCAACTTTTCGAAAAGAGGTTGATGGACATGCTGCAAGATTTAGTAATACCCATTACGATTATGGCCTTTTTGGGCACGATCGCATTTATTTTCTGGCGTCCGAATGTGAATGAAGCTATACCTGCAACAATTGGCGCTTTATTGGTTCTCCTGTCCGGCAGCGTTACGATAAATGACCTAGGGGTTATCACCCAGACCATTGGGGGCGCAGCCGTCACCATTATGGCTACGATCGTTATGGCAATCGTCTTGGAGAGCTTCGGGTTTTTCCACTGGTCCGCAGAAAAGCTGCTAGCAAGAGCCAAGGGCTCAGGCATCCGGCTTTTCTGGTATACAAATCTGTTTTGCTTTCTGATGACCTTGTTCGTGAACAATGATGGCAGCATATTAATTACTACACCTATTCTACTCATGCTTCTTCAACGACTAGGACTCAAAAATCATCAAAAAATACCTTATCTTCTATCAGGCGCCTTAATTGCAACGGCTTCCAGCGCCCCTATTGGGGTCAGCAATATCGTAAATTTAATTGCCTTAAAAATTGTTCATATGGATCTTTACATGCATACAGCGATGATGTTCGTTCCTGCTTCATTAGGATTAGTTTTAC
This portion of the Cohnella abietis genome encodes:
- the cls gene encoding cardiolipin synthase, with product MALYNGLVGFILILNILLALVVVFRERRDIGTTWAWLLVLVFIPIVGFVVYLLFAQNLTRSKLFKWKDFGKSESSRLSETQNNLLNTGQFHVTNATAAKNMELIHLHAFNNHAIYTEDNQVELIVEGEEKFARLLQDIREAKVHIHVQYYIIKKDAIGKKLIEALTERARSGVSVKVLYDEMGSRSLTSSFFQAFREAGGEVEAFFPSRFRLINLRLNYRNHRKMVILDGKIGYTGGFNVGDEYLGLNKRFGYWRDTHLRIEGTAVFALQTRFILDWNQASHKDIRYDHAFYPDTTSNGSIGMQIVTSGPDTETENIKIGYIKMILSAKKSISIQTPYFIPDASLLDALRIACLSGIEVNIMVPNKPDHPFVYWATLSHIGEMLKTGANVYIYNKGFIHAKTIVVDDKISSVGTANIDVRSFKLNFEVNAFLYDEEFSSRLAQIFRKDIEDCELLTLEQYILRSNWIRIKESISRLLSPIL
- a CDS encoding sensor histidine kinase — its product is MNIKRRLTIKFVSQLAIISVVVLLIAALIFTWIQIRFTEINITRDFAKAGLEKVLESSKVDKDGIHFAPSLLEQVKRNNGWLQSLDENGRVETAYNTPKDVPEHYGPSELISYWVGEKPFPYDLALWIQRKNDKLITLVYGVPNLNHLLKQLSEGTFPIVKGQLVLPDSMVGNIKATHAFVQLIDSTGVELASYNKPTSVPSEYTVPELALRTMYSERYGFSMISSPDDQTGGTWFVGKPNASGGESGKKSIIPEEMKVVIMGSVAMLAALLVLFLLLSLWQAHRFGAPMLHMLVWLDSIGHAVYQEPVDRKGILRSRTSTGKWRRRYRVFADVMVSIEKLSAALKREQQTREQTESLREEWIAGITHDLNTPLSSITGYAHLLAEPKYEWSKEEVRKFSTSMLDKSAHMDMLISDLAMTYRLKTGILPPETMEVELNSWLDQALKQAAADPAYGKQRIVFNAAPTNVWAQMYTPWLERVVNNLTANALLHNPSHTILTVSLIADEEGEDITVKFADNGDGMDEVTLNRLFERYYRGTDTASTTNGSGLGMAISKGLIEAMGGRIDVETKLGEGTSILLRFNNLTRQEN
- a CDS encoding response regulator transcription factor, whose protein sequence is MNDASILLVDDEQSILEILQTVLHKEGFLNVDTATTGEEAIEACKAKKYDLIVLDVMLPGRSGIEVCPYIRQTTDAPILFLTARTSDFDKLTGFAVGGDDYITKPFSPLEVVARIQAQLRRYLATAAKGAAGSISEASLDKPAIVYDYGRFKVDETAGELIVEGQAVSCPALVFQILLFLCKNPNRLFSKSELYGKVWGEEAFNDDNTIMVHIHRIRERIEDDPSNPRFLVNVRGLGYKLIKADPIVISTP
- a CDS encoding response regulator transcription factor; translated protein: MQKKILIVEDDIHISKIIKMNLNLVNYATTEVYDGLAALEIVKQEKFDLILLDVMIPKLDGFALMEKIQAYSIPVIFLTAKNSVYDKVNGLKLGADDYMVKPFEAIELLARIETVLRRYGKDERVIKFHNLQVDLDKREVIMQGKPIEMTPKEYDLLVVLLKNKNIALSREQFIDKVWGGDYYGETRTVDMHIKTLRKKLQLQEHIKTIYKIGYRLED
- a CDS encoding MFS transporter — translated: MRRNYLVFALILAALNLRPSITSIPPMLGTLQEQLGISGSIASLLTSLPVLCMGLFAPLAVKLNRKWGTEGAIAVALLLIGVGTAFRLFAGSILALLMTSFLAGLGIAIAGPLLSGYIKRHFSNRASAMVGVYSTAMVLGAVLSVWLSVPLQKLMNGSWNDSLAIWAVLAIIALPIWWRLALRMKKEKAKQTEQTRAVTIDTIPLKKYRAWVLTLFFGLMAAIFYSVTTWFAPAVQSMGYTKETAGNMQSMLTLISLPATLFIPMLVQRFQRRLLWLIVCSVLELIGVLMLNLSVSPWLAAIPLGIGTGGLFPLALMLPIEETRNAGEANAWSSMVQSGGYIMGAAGPFVVGRIHDVSDSFIQAFYVLAVMIVLQIIVQVVIGNKKATLN
- a CDS encoding sensor histidine kinase, encoding MKFWQKIYLFSFIVFALIFNAASILVIERSHNKMLEQEINSALSQNMSIHSSVDAIVPILRIFDSLDYEKTVLTNIANEFVAKNNDQHTFLTIVNDENQSIFSNTTFQMPENREELDKLDVDEIKYVLRDIDKRTILFTSNITVINHKNYVFTYMKDVTSLYEGRVDQYRFFVQVDLAAALLYMVIMFFISRGLTKPIDQLNKTAQVIAQGGFSERVQLQSKDEIGVLARNFNDMASVVEDKINDLERNNQEKQRFIDNFTHELKTPLTSIIGYANFLRTTKYNEELYLDGLDVIYSESKRLESLSHKLMDLILLQGQHFQMREHDLEAIIAEIKPTLEMKAKEKQVAIVTDCVEGKLLLEKDLIKTMIFNLVDNALKASSEQQSITIRTSWHDNHYLLEVIDEGIGIAKEHQDKIFEPFYMADKARTKVNNGAGLGLSICQSVASLHHAVIEVASEENKGTTIRVLFNPMDQSRKLSDKRI
- a CDS encoding APC family permease, which translates into the protein MLSSLKRFLIGRPLKSTELGEQKLIKTKALAILSSDALSSVAYGPEQILLVLITVSAAAFWYSIPIAIGVLVLLFALISSYRQIIYAYPHGGGAYVVSKENLGIYPGLIAGGSLLVDYILTVAVSVSAGTDAITSAFPSLHPYNVVIAIVFVLCITILNLRGVTESASILAYPVYLFVLALFILMGVGLYKIATGAVLPELHTPIGTSVAGISLFLLLKAFASGSSALTGVEAISNAIPNFKDPAPRNASRTLIAMGSLLAVLFSGIVYLAYYYGITPKADVTVVSQIAEHTFGRGFMYFFIQGTTALILILAANTGYSAFPLLAVNLAKDKFIPRMFTARGDRLGYSNGIIILGLLSIILIVAFEGQTEHLIPLYAVGVFIPFTLSQTGMVVKWIREKPKGWVPKLVINSIGAVISFIVSLMFFLTKFQQVWSVLVFIPAIIYLFHRIRKHYEDVGDQLRLSTCEPAIPIEGNVIILPVAGITHVVENSLNYAKSLSPHQIIAVYVPFEREDELAFEEKWRKFQPDIRLVTLHSPYRSIIQPLTKFIDTVQRKAGASNYQVTVIIPQFIPKKGWHNMLHNQSSLLILTHLLYRKNVIITTVPYHLKK